The following are from one region of the Coffea eugenioides isolate CCC68of chromosome 2, Ceug_1.0, whole genome shotgun sequence genome:
- the LOC113759695 gene encoding nucleolar and coiled-body phosphoprotein 1-like, with amino-acid sequence MVRIRGGSTSAGRSFRLRDEDIEIVDPPPVAPKKKKMTRGGKVKQTAQRKLVTPTAESSDEQMEGQISEGNIAGENEEPEQATQGDETVTRSSSKRKRTAKGKRTPQSKKKQSADPSVDQQNEENTTESQPTPEPSIRKSPRTRTETQNVGASATQTSKGTRSGKNPVSQPVPEPVPLPKFIDDEARDRFDTDSRRKLSYGRFLTPIFAHFEIPFSGKSPKDSVSSVFSKAYFERKNLKFFDGHWCYKETVAESRRKNLHETPVTPRTPHDQSGYVSPFTMHPRKSANGLMMTMTSAQQSSFLEKRNLLVPPIPETNETAHQKEPRSEPTGPTTGNETTPASSSQPKDKDKAPVTEEAYEDDDEETEEEEDPEQYRLTRRRPGSSKITI; translated from the exons ATGGTTAGAATTAGGGGAGGATCTACTAGTGCCGGACGGTCTTTTAGGCTTAGggatgaagacattgaaattGTTGATCCACCTCCTGTGGcacctaaaaagaagaaaatgaccCGTGGTGGCAAAGTAAAGCAGACTGCCCAAAGAAAATTAGTTACTCCAACTGCTGAATCATCTGATGAACAAATGGAAGGGCAGATCTCTGAAGGGAACATTGCTGGTGAAAATGAGGAACCAGAGCAGGCTACCCAAGGTGATGAAACTGTCACAAGGTCTTctagtaaaagaaaaaggactGCAAAGGGGAAGAGAACTCCCCAATCCAAGAAAAAGCAATCTGCTGATCCCTCTGTTGATCAGCAGAATGAAGAAAACACTACTGAGAGTCAGCCAACACCTGAACCCTCCATTAGGAAGTCTCCAAGGACAAGGACTGAGACTCAAAATGTTGGTGCATCTGCCACTCAAACCTCAAAAGGGACACGTTCTGGGAAGAATCCAGTATCTCAGCCTGTACCTGAACCCGTTCCTCTACCAAAGTTCATCGATGATGAAgccagagacagatttga CACTGATAGTCGTAGGAAGCTTTCCTATGGCAGATTTCTGACCcctatttttgctcattttgAAATACCCTTTTCTGGCAAATCTCCAAAAGACAGTGTTTCATCAGTTTTctcaaaagcttattttgaaagaaagaacCTAAAATTTTTTGATGGTCATTGGTGCTACAAGGAGACTGTGGCCGAGTCTAGAAGAAAAAACTTGCATGAAACCCCTGTCACTCCTAGAACTCCCCATGATCAGTCAGGCTATGTTTCTCCTTTCACCATGCATCCTAGAAAGTCTGCCA atggtctcatgatgaccatgaccTCTGCCCAACAATCCTCTTTCCTTGAAAAAAGGAATCTTCTTGTGCCCCCTATACCTGAGACAAATGAGACTGCTCATCAGAAAGAACCAAGATCTGAGCCCACAGGGCCAACTACTGGTAATGAGACCACACCAGCTTCCAGCTCTCAGCCCAAGGATAAAGACAAGGCTCCAGTAACTGAAGAAGcatatgaagatgatgatgaagaaactgaggaagaagaggacCCTGAACAATATCGTCTGACCAGGAGGAGGCctggatcatctaaaatcacCATCTAG